A genome region from Pseudoalteromonas tetraodonis includes the following:
- a CDS encoding alpha/beta hydrolase-fold protein, which produces MKLLLSLVLILTFSTPILSYADTATTDITVGKKVILQSKILNEDRPIRIFIPDNVKDDQPLYVIYLLDGVEHFHTASGVIKSLVDYEQIPNAMLVAIDTTNRVRDYLPKVQGEPKTEFQTFVKNKWPDAGQTDNFLKFVSDELMPYINSNYPTNGYNTLIGHSNAGTLALYTLVNQPALFNNYIAISPNSWWSDEELKSNIIKYTKNTKGAQALFISVASEGARFYTGVLNTLVNLEQQMPTQLKWEYKHYPTFTHMGTILPALSDSLIHLFSDLIFKVTDEHGKFADVSLITGYYQALSDKYGFELKIPQDVYVEFAHSQQEFGNTKKAISTLKHFTNDYPNAAYSHMRLSQGYTANKQFKEAFTSMKHALELAKQNSRDPLLIDALQDMVNEAQENL; this is translated from the coding sequence ATGAAGCTTTTACTATCGCTTGTGTTAATACTTACTTTTAGTACACCTATTTTAAGCTATGCAGACACCGCTACAACCGACATAACCGTGGGTAAAAAGGTCATTCTACAATCAAAAATACTTAACGAAGACAGACCTATCAGAATATTCATACCTGACAATGTAAAAGACGATCAGCCGCTCTATGTTATTTATTTACTTGATGGTGTTGAGCACTTTCATACGGCGTCTGGCGTTATAAAATCCCTTGTTGATTACGAGCAGATACCTAATGCAATGCTTGTTGCTATTGATACAACCAACCGCGTTCGTGATTACTTACCAAAAGTACAAGGTGAGCCTAAAACGGAGTTTCAAACCTTTGTTAAAAATAAATGGCCTGACGCAGGGCAAACCGATAATTTTTTAAAGTTTGTGTCTGATGAGCTCATGCCCTATATAAATAGCAACTACCCAACTAATGGTTACAACACCTTAATTGGTCATTCTAATGCTGGTACATTAGCGCTTTATACTTTAGTTAATCAACCGGCACTATTTAACAACTACATCGCTATAAGCCCAAATAGTTGGTGGAGTGATGAAGAGTTAAAAAGTAATATTATTAAATACACTAAAAACACCAAAGGCGCTCAAGCGTTATTTATTAGTGTTGCAAGTGAAGGCGCACGCTTTTATACCGGCGTATTAAATACTTTAGTAAATTTAGAGCAACAAATGCCCACACAGCTAAAATGGGAATATAAGCATTATCCCACTTTTACTCATATGGGCACCATACTTCCAGCACTTAGCGATAGCCTAATTCACTTATTTAGCGACCTAATATTTAAAGTGACTGACGAGCACGGAAAATTTGCAGATGTATCATTGATTACCGGTTACTACCAAGCACTTAGTGATAAGTACGGATTTGAGCTTAAAATTCCACAAGATGTGTACGTAGAATTTGCCCACAGCCAGCAAGAGTTTGGTAACACTAAAAAAGCTATTTCAACACTAAAACACTTTACTAACGATTACCCTAATGCTGCTTACTCTCACATGCGATTATCGCAAGGCTACACTGCTAATAAACAGTTCAAAGAGGCATTCACTAGTATGAAACACGCACTAGAACTTGCTAAACAGAACTCGCGTGACCCATTGTTAATCGATGCACTGCAAGATATGGTGAATGAAGCACAAGAAAATTTGTAG
- the alr gene encoding alanine racemase, with product MRLAIAEINLQALAHNLAQVRQFAPNSKVMAVLKANAYGHGLVKIAQHLNDADAFAVARIDEALALRAGGLTKPIVLLEGFFHQDDLPILLANNFQTIIHDENQLRALENAKLDAPISCWLKINTGMHRLGVAPTQLNDFYQRLQATNNAKDTINLMTHFSSADDVNDPKTAEQIALFDSLVQGKQQAHCLANSAGIIAWPAGHGEWVRPGLMMYGVSPMLNTSGKDHQLKPVMRLTTKVIAIRDVDAAQGVGYGGSWQSAQPTKLAVVAMGYGDGYPRHAKHGTPVVIAGKRYGIAGNISMDMISVDIGENADGIKVGDEVVMWGPELPVEEIAQCADTISYELLCNITPRVSYEYQR from the coding sequence ATGCGCTTAGCTATTGCCGAAATTAACTTACAAGCACTTGCTCATAATTTAGCGCAAGTGCGACAGTTTGCGCCTAACAGTAAAGTTATGGCGGTATTAAAAGCCAATGCTTATGGCCATGGTTTAGTTAAAATAGCGCAGCACCTTAATGATGCCGACGCATTTGCAGTGGCACGAATAGATGAAGCGCTCGCACTTCGAGCAGGCGGGCTGACCAAGCCTATTGTGTTGTTGGAAGGTTTTTTCCATCAAGATGACTTGCCGATTTTATTAGCCAATAACTTTCAAACCATAATCCATGATGAAAACCAGCTCAGAGCACTTGAAAATGCAAAGCTCGATGCACCAATCAGTTGCTGGTTAAAAATCAATACGGGTATGCATCGTTTAGGGGTTGCACCAACGCAATTGAATGATTTTTATCAGCGCTTGCAAGCGACTAATAACGCTAAAGATACAATCAATTTAATGACGCACTTTTCCAGTGCCGATGATGTTAATGATCCCAAAACAGCTGAGCAAATTGCTTTGTTTGATTCATTAGTGCAAGGCAAACAACAAGCACATTGTTTAGCAAATTCGGCCGGTATTATTGCTTGGCCTGCCGGTCATGGCGAGTGGGTGCGTCCAGGCTTGATGATGTATGGTGTATCACCAATGCTTAACACTTCAGGCAAAGATCATCAGCTTAAGCCGGTGATGCGCTTAACCACTAAGGTTATTGCAATTCGCGATGTTGATGCTGCGCAAGGTGTTGGTTATGGTGGTAGTTGGCAAAGTGCTCAGCCGACTAAGCTTGCAGTGGTTGCTATGGGCTATGGTGATGGTTATCCGCGTCATGCTAAACATGGTACCCCAGTAGTGATTGCTGGCAAACGTTATGGTATTGCTGGCAACATCTCTATGGATATGATCAGTGTTGATATTGGTGAAAATGCTGATGGCATCAAAGTCGGCGATGAGGTAGTAATGTGGGGCCCTGAGTTGCCGGTAGAAGAAATTGCACAATGTGCTGATACTATATCTTACGAGTTATTGTGTAATATTACACCGCGCGTAAGTTATGAGTACCAGCGCTAA
- a CDS encoding FAD-dependent monooxygenase — MKQVQVCIVGGGCVGLTLALGLAKANISVVVLDAAPTQAPPSDDYGLRVSALSIASQTLLEQLNVWPHIIAERACAYTHMDVRDADSFGKIAFNNEQLELEHLGHIVENDIIRFTLIKELEQQSNATLMFNTEYQQIHQSESDVFINLKTGEPIIAKLLVAADGANSAIRKQFNMALSFKDYDHHALVATVKTKESHANTARQVFLPTGPLAFLPLSDEHTHSIVWSTSPNHCDELLAMDDTTFNKAVMAAIDGQCGLCEVQSKRVAFPLKMRYAQQWVNGNVVLMGDAAHTIHPLAGLGMNLGLKDAAYLIELLSQDAKEFASTRTLRDYERTRKLDAQKHIAMMQGLKELFEGANPVKKLIRGVGLSLVDNLGPIKHLFAKEAIGK, encoded by the coding sequence ATGAAACAAGTACAGGTTTGTATAGTGGGTGGTGGCTGCGTAGGTTTAACGCTGGCGCTAGGGCTTGCTAAAGCGAATATCAGTGTGGTTGTGTTAGATGCAGCGCCAACTCAAGCTCCACCGAGCGATGACTATGGTTTACGTGTAAGCGCATTGAGTATTGCCAGCCAAACTTTGCTCGAGCAGTTAAATGTATGGCCACACATAATAGCTGAGCGTGCTTGTGCTTATACGCACATGGATGTACGCGATGCCGATAGCTTTGGAAAAATAGCCTTTAATAACGAGCAACTTGAGCTTGAGCATTTAGGCCACATTGTTGAAAACGATATTATTCGCTTTACACTAATAAAAGAGCTTGAGCAGCAAAGTAATGCCACACTCATGTTTAATACCGAGTATCAGCAAATACACCAAAGCGAGTCTGATGTATTTATTAATTTAAAAACTGGCGAACCTATTATTGCTAAGTTGCTGGTGGCGGCTGATGGTGCAAATTCAGCGATTCGTAAACAGTTTAATATGGCGCTGAGCTTTAAAGATTACGATCACCATGCGTTAGTAGCGACAGTTAAAACCAAAGAGTCACATGCAAATACCGCACGCCAAGTGTTTTTACCTACAGGGCCGCTAGCGTTCTTGCCATTGAGCGATGAGCATACTCATTCAATTGTGTGGTCTACCAGCCCTAATCATTGTGATGAATTGTTAGCAATGGACGACACCACTTTTAATAAAGCAGTTATGGCTGCAATAGATGGCCAATGCGGTTTATGTGAAGTGCAAAGTAAGCGCGTCGCGTTCCCACTTAAAATGCGTTACGCCCAACAATGGGTAAATGGCAACGTGGTGCTAATGGGCGATGCAGCGCATACCATTCATCCATTAGCAGGGCTGGGTATGAACCTAGGTCTAAAAGATGCGGCTTATTTAATCGAGCTACTAAGTCAAGACGCCAAAGAATTTGCAAGTACTCGCACACTGCGTGATTACGAGCGCACCCGTAAGCTCGACGCACAAAAACACATCGCCATGATGCAAGGGCTAAAAGAGCTATTTGAAGGTGCAAACCCGGTTAAAAAGCTGATTCGTGGAGTAGGGCTTTCGTTAGTTGATAACTTGGGCCCAATCAAACACCTATTCGCTAAAGAAGCGATAGGGAAGTGA
- the pnuC gene encoding nicotinamide riboside transporter PnuC: protein MDFVTQILSGFTAMSHWEYIAVALSMAYLLLAIKENLWCWPAAFFSTLIYTIMYWNGALLMESLLNFYYMYMAVFGWVVWRKGKANQAQRLITSWPVNRHIILIVLTTLVSLAIGYVMQNYTHADFAYLDSFTTCFAVVTTYLVAKKVLENWLYWIVIDAASMYLYYEKGYYPTLVLFVFYTVMAAWGFKTWYEEYEQSQAKPMAQL, encoded by the coding sequence ATGGATTTTGTAACGCAAATACTCAGTGGTTTTACTGCTATGTCGCATTGGGAATATATTGCGGTTGCTTTGTCGATGGCGTATTTATTACTGGCCATTAAAGAGAACTTATGGTGCTGGCCTGCGGCTTTTTTTAGTACGCTTATTTATACCATTATGTATTGGAATGGCGCGCTGCTAATGGAGTCGTTACTAAACTTTTATTATATGTATATGGCGGTGTTTGGTTGGGTCGTGTGGCGCAAAGGCAAGGCTAATCAAGCGCAGCGACTAATTACATCCTGGCCGGTAAACCGACATATTATTTTAATTGTACTGACTACATTAGTGTCATTAGCAATTGGCTATGTAATGCAAAACTATACGCATGCAGATTTTGCGTATCTTGATAGTTTCACAACTTGCTTTGCTGTGGTTACTACGTATCTGGTAGCTAAAAAAGTACTAGAAAATTGGCTCTATTGGATAGTCATTGATGCGGCCTCTATGTATTTGTACTATGAAAAAGGCTATTACCCAACCCTTGTTTTATTTGTATTTTATACCGTTATGGCAGCATGGGGATTTAAAACGTGGTACGAAGAATATGAGCAAAGCCAAGCCAAGCCCATGGCGCAACTTTAA
- the rplI gene encoding 50S ribosomal protein L9 gives MQVILLDKIANLGGLGDQVVVKSGFARNFLFPQGKAVPATKANIETFDARRAELEAKIAEQLTAAQARADKLEALAEVTLVSKAGDEGKLFGSIGTRDIADAISAVGVEVAKSEVRLPLGTIRETGEFDVAIAVHSDVTATIKVIVIAEA, from the coding sequence ATGCAAGTTATTCTACTAGATAAGATCGCTAACCTAGGTGGCCTAGGTGACCAGGTTGTTGTTAAATCTGGCTTCGCACGTAACTTCCTTTTCCCACAAGGTAAGGCAGTTCCTGCAACTAAAGCAAACATTGAAACGTTTGACGCACGTCGCGCAGAACTAGAAGCAAAAATCGCTGAACAGTTAACTGCAGCACAAGCACGCGCTGACAAACTTGAAGCATTAGCAGAAGTTACATTAGTATCTAAAGCTGGTGATGAAGGTAAATTATTCGGTTCAATCGGTACTCGTGACATCGCTGACGCTATCTCAGCTGTTGGTGTTGAAGTTGCTAAATCAGAAGTTCGTTTACCTCTAGGTACTATCCGTGAGACTGGCGAATTTGACGTTGCAATCGCAGTACACTCAGACGTAACAGCTACTATTAAAGTAATCGTTATTGCTGAAGCTTAA
- the dnaB gene encoding replicative DNA helicase, protein MAKPDKQVDTLKVPPHSIEAEQSVLGGLMLDNQAFDRVAELVVSQDFYTRTHKLIFEAMTALAEIGDPIDLITISESLEKNNQLSGIGGFAYLAEIAKNTPSAANIDAYASIVRERAVVREMIGVANEIAEAGFNPEGRTSHDLLDFAESKVFKIAEQRTKSSDGPQSIHNILEKTVDKIEELYQSPQDGVTGVSTGYADLDKMTTGLQPSDLIIVAARPSMGKTTFAMNLAEHAAMTQDKPVLIYSLEMPSEQIMMRMLASLGRINQTKVRTGQLDDDDWARLSSTMGLLMEKGKMYVDDASGLTPTDVRSRARRIARDHGGISMIMVDYLQLMRVPSLSDNRTLEIAEISRSLKALAKELQCPVVALSQLNRTLEQRADKRPINSDLRESGSIEQDADLIMFIYRDEVYNEDSTDKGVAEIIIGKQRNGPIGKVRLTFQGQFSRFDNYAGPAVDDDY, encoded by the coding sequence ATGGCCAAACCAGATAAGCAAGTCGACACTCTTAAAGTTCCTCCCCATTCAATAGAAGCTGAACAATCTGTTTTAGGTGGTTTAATGCTTGATAATCAAGCATTTGATCGCGTAGCTGAACTTGTTGTGTCACAGGACTTTTATACCCGTACCCATAAGCTTATTTTTGAGGCAATGACAGCACTGGCTGAAATTGGCGATCCGATTGATTTAATTACTATTTCTGAAAGTTTAGAAAAAAATAATCAGCTTTCAGGGATTGGTGGCTTTGCGTATTTAGCCGAAATAGCTAAAAACACCCCAAGTGCTGCTAATATTGATGCTTACGCTAGCATTGTACGCGAGCGTGCAGTTGTGCGTGAAATGATTGGTGTCGCCAATGAAATTGCTGAGGCAGGCTTTAACCCAGAAGGGCGCACAAGTCACGATTTACTCGACTTTGCTGAGAGCAAAGTATTTAAAATTGCTGAGCAACGTACAAAAAGTAGTGATGGCCCGCAAAGCATTCACAACATACTTGAAAAAACCGTTGATAAAATAGAAGAGCTTTATCAATCGCCACAAGATGGTGTTACCGGTGTAAGCACAGGTTACGCTGATTTAGATAAAATGACGACTGGTCTGCAGCCCTCAGATTTAATTATTGTAGCAGCACGTCCATCGATGGGTAAAACTACCTTTGCGATGAACCTTGCTGAGCATGCAGCAATGACCCAAGACAAGCCTGTACTTATCTACTCACTAGAGATGCCCTCTGAACAAATTATGATGAGGATGCTGGCGTCCCTTGGCCGAATTAACCAAACCAAAGTACGTACTGGTCAGCTAGATGACGATGACTGGGCGCGCCTTTCATCAACCATGGGGTTACTCATGGAAAAAGGCAAAATGTATGTTGATGACGCCTCAGGCTTAACACCCACTGATGTACGTTCACGTGCACGTCGTATTGCCCGCGATCATGGTGGTATTAGTATGATCATGGTCGATTACCTACAATTAATGCGCGTACCTAGCTTGTCAGATAATCGTACCTTAGAAATTGCCGAAATTTCACGTTCACTTAAAGCATTAGCAAAAGAATTACAGTGTCCGGTTGTTGCACTATCGCAGCTTAACCGTACCCTAGAGCAACGTGCTGATAAACGCCCAATTAACTCAGATTTGCGTGAGTCGGGCTCTATTGAGCAAGATGCCGATTTAATCATGTTTATTTATCGTGACGAAGTATACAACGAAGACAGTACTGATAAAGGTGTTGCAGAAATTATCATCGGTAAACAGCGTAACGGTCCGATTGGTAAAGTGCGCCTAACCTTCCAAGGTCAATTCTCTCGCTTTGATAATTACGCGGGGCCTGCTGTAGATGATGATTACTAA
- the rpsF gene encoding 30S ribosomal protein S6, whose translation MRHYEIVFMVHPDQSEQVSGMIERYTGSITEAGGTIHRLEDWGRRQLAYPINKLHKAHYVLMNVEAPTEVISELETTFRYNDAVLRNLVMRTKNAVTEASPLVREEKKEAPAA comes from the coding sequence ATGCGTCATTACGAAATCGTATTCATGGTTCACCCTGATCAGAGTGAGCAAGTATCTGGTATGATCGAACGTTATACTGGTTCTATCACTGAAGCTGGTGGTACTATCCACCGTCTTGAAGACTGGGGCCGTCGTCAACTGGCTTACCCAATCAACAAGCTTCATAAAGCTCATTATGTTCTTATGAACGTTGAAGCACCAACTGAAGTAATCAGCGAGCTAGAAACTACTTTCCGCTACAACGATGCAGTGCTTCGTAACTTAGTTATGCGTACTAAAAACGCTGTAACTGAAGCGTCTCCTCTTGTAAGAGAAGAGAAGAAAGAAGCACCAGCTGCTTAA
- a CDS encoding DUF4097 family beta strand repeat-containing protein: MKAIILGIALLPMAVFAGEKIEQQIEVPNGGVIHIENQRGNVNIMGWEKNQFKVSGELDDKAQGYTLKTQGNKTQFIVKMPDLSNWDNNNNGSTLTIFMPQSSALEYVGVNASVTAKELKRGTEIDVVNGAITVNDLNGDIKLTSVNGDINAKNLSGKVQFETVNGAIDDQQSNGEVRFNAVNGNIKSNSTANDIRLENVNGDINLTFDAIKELQISTVNGEVEVRINRLLSDADVSFESVSGNAEFYFPADLSAQFEVQAHAGGKIDNQLTSDQVQKAKYGPASGIKFNTNGTDASVEMNTISGTIGLKRQ, translated from the coding sequence ATGAAAGCAATAATACTTGGAATCGCTTTATTACCAATGGCTGTATTTGCCGGTGAAAAAATAGAACAACAAATTGAAGTACCAAACGGTGGCGTTATTCATATAGAAAATCAGCGCGGCAATGTAAATATTATGGGCTGGGAGAAAAATCAATTTAAAGTGAGCGGCGAGCTTGATGATAAAGCACAAGGCTACACTCTTAAAACACAGGGTAATAAAACTCAGTTTATTGTAAAAATGCCTGATCTTTCAAACTGGGATAATAACAATAATGGCTCAACGCTAACTATTTTCATGCCGCAAAGCAGTGCGCTGGAGTATGTTGGGGTTAACGCTTCGGTAACTGCAAAAGAGTTAAAAAGAGGCACTGAAATTGATGTAGTCAATGGCGCCATTACAGTAAATGATCTTAACGGCGATATTAAGCTTACTAGTGTTAACGGTGACATCAACGCAAAAAACCTCAGTGGTAAAGTGCAATTTGAAACTGTAAATGGCGCAATTGATGATCAGCAATCTAACGGAGAAGTTCGTTTTAATGCGGTTAATGGGAATATAAAATCAAACTCGACTGCCAATGATATTCGCTTAGAAAACGTAAACGGTGATATCAATCTTACCTTCGATGCAATCAAAGAGTTACAAATAAGCACTGTAAATGGCGAAGTTGAAGTGCGTATTAATCGCCTTTTAAGTGATGCTGATGTAAGTTTTGAATCTGTAAGTGGCAATGCTGAGTTTTACTTTCCAGCTGATTTATCGGCACAATTTGAAGTGCAAGCCCATGCCGGCGGTAAAATTGACAACCAGCTAACGAGCGACCAAGTGCAAAAAGCCAAATATGGCCCAGCAAGTGGAATTAAGTTTAATACTAATGGCACCGATGCCAGTGTAGAAATGAATACCATAAGTGGGACGATTGGACTTAAGCGTCAATAA
- the priB gene encoding primosomal replication protein N codes for MVSPYTNQLVISGVVCKTPKFSQSPAGIPHCIFVVEHKSMQVEADLNRNSYVRLQVVASGKQMQQQTQHLHVGQALQVSGFLNRHEGRNGLSQLVLHAQHIERII; via the coding sequence ATGGTTAGCCCATATACGAATCAGCTGGTTATATCGGGGGTTGTTTGTAAAACACCCAAGTTTAGCCAAAGCCCCGCGGGCATACCGCATTGTATTTTTGTTGTAGAACATAAATCAATGCAAGTTGAAGCAGATCTTAACCGTAATAGTTATGTGAGGCTTCAGGTAGTTGCCAGTGGTAAGCAAATGCAACAACAGACTCAACATTTGCACGTTGGGCAGGCATTGCAAGTGAGTGGTTTTTTAAATCGCCACGAAGGTCGTAACGGCCTTAGCCAATTGGTTTTGCATGCTCAGCATATAGAAAGAATTATTTGA
- a CDS encoding RNA polymerase sigma factor — protein MLMDANQPITDQVQQMLIDQVKNGDQLAYKALYDMHKAKVYGLCLRLIADEGHAQDATQEVFVQVWHKIAQFDGRSQFSTWLYSVTSNIAISYVRKQKHWLNKVISFEQSGMDEQSANDCNGLNSLDKLIVRLPERARMVFVLYAVEGYRHEEIATLLGMAVGSSKAQYHRARQLLKQWYENE, from the coding sequence ATGTTAATGGACGCTAATCAGCCAATAACTGATCAAGTGCAGCAAATGCTTATTGATCAAGTTAAAAACGGCGACCAGTTAGCCTATAAAGCGCTCTATGACATGCATAAAGCAAAAGTTTATGGCTTATGCCTGAGGCTAATTGCCGATGAGGGGCATGCGCAAGATGCAACTCAAGAAGTATTTGTACAGGTATGGCACAAAATAGCGCAATTTGATGGGCGTTCGCAATTTTCTACCTGGCTTTACAGTGTCACCAGTAATATTGCTATTAGCTATGTGCGTAAGCAAAAACATTGGCTTAATAAAGTTATTAGCTTTGAACAAAGCGGTATGGATGAGCAATCTGCAAATGACTGCAATGGCTTAAATAGCTTAGATAAATTAATCGTTAGGCTGCCTGAGCGCGCAAGAATGGTATTTGTACTGTATGCCGTTGAAGGTTATAGGCATGAAGAAATAGCAACCTTGCTAGGCATGGCTGTAGGCTCTAGTAAGGCGCAATATCATCGTGCAAGGCAATTATTAAAACAGTGGTACGAAAATGAGTAA
- a CDS encoding DUF2960 domain-containing protein, translating to MARRITYTFKNQPREINFAKDKYHDMYQAIAAAEGIDLTNYLNMVRQIEMTSKGSSAVRNFRDQEFARMGFSDIYFIKE from the coding sequence ATGGCACGCAGAATTACCTACACTTTTAAAAATCAACCGCGCGAAATTAACTTCGCCAAAGATAAATACCACGATATGTATCAGGCTATTGCGGCTGCCGAAGGTATCGATTTAACTAACTACTTAAACATGGTACGCCAAATTGAAATGACCTCTAAAGGGTCATCGGCTGTGCGTAACTTTCGTGATCAAGAATTTGCTCGCATGGGCTTTAGCGATATTTACTTTATAAAAGAGTAA
- the ubiH gene encoding 2-octaprenyl-6-methoxyphenyl hydroxylase produces the protein MAKQFDIVVIGGGLVGASCALSISKKNPSLNIAVIEANQVTTDYHPSFDDRSIALAQQSVEYLQSLNLFEMNAPYAAAIKKVSVSDKGHFGKTHIHSDEFTKPSLGYVVEVNPFGRALHQRLMQSNISLFCPDSVTAIKQNADSNELTLQSGEKLSAKLLVIADGAQSPTRNLLGLGFNTQPYEQGAIIANIEVAGGHHHQAFERFTQNGPMALLPMSNNRYSLVWCMRQEHIEQYMSLSEPDFISALQTAFGYRAGQFIKVGMRASYPLVYGQIESLTTHRTVVIGNAAHAIHPIAGQGFNLGLRDVQVLSDLIANSEHDLGSYAFTRQYSIKRSDDINTVMTLTDALVRLFSNSSRVLALGRSIGLFSMDLFPAFKAPLAKQLMGQVKQGTRL, from the coding sequence GTGGCTAAGCAGTTTGATATTGTAGTAATTGGTGGTGGTTTAGTCGGCGCAAGTTGTGCTCTAAGTATAAGTAAAAAAAATCCCAGCTTAAATATTGCTGTAATTGAAGCAAATCAAGTAACCACTGATTATCATCCAAGCTTTGATGACAGAAGTATCGCACTTGCCCAGCAGTCGGTAGAGTATTTACAAAGCCTCAATTTATTTGAAATGAACGCTCCCTATGCTGCGGCCATAAAAAAAGTCAGTGTGTCAGACAAAGGGCACTTTGGTAAAACCCATATACACAGTGATGAGTTTACAAAACCCTCATTAGGTTATGTGGTAGAGGTAAACCCATTTGGCAGAGCGCTGCATCAGCGTTTAATGCAATCAAACATATCGCTTTTTTGCCCAGATAGCGTAACAGCGATAAAACAAAACGCCGATAGTAATGAACTTACACTACAAAGTGGTGAAAAACTGAGTGCCAAGCTGTTGGTGATTGCCGACGGTGCACAGTCGCCAACTCGTAATTTATTGGGGCTCGGCTTCAATACCCAGCCTTATGAACAAGGTGCGATTATTGCCAATATAGAAGTCGCTGGTGGGCACCATCATCAGGCGTTTGAGCGGTTTACCCAAAATGGGCCAATGGCTTTATTACCCATGAGTAATAACCGCTATTCGTTAGTATGGTGTATGCGCCAAGAGCATATTGAGCAGTATATGTCGCTAAGTGAACCAGACTTTATAAGTGCGCTGCAAACTGCCTTTGGTTATCGTGCAGGACAGTTTATAAAAGTCGGTATGCGCGCTAGTTACCCTCTAGTTTATGGGCAAATAGAATCGTTAACGACGCACCGCACAGTGGTGATAGGCAACGCGGCACATGCCATTCATCCTATTGCAGGCCAAGGCTTTAATTTAGGGCTGCGCGACGTACAAGTGCTTAGTGACTTAATAGCAAACAGTGAACACGATTTAGGTAGTTATGCCTTTACCCGTCAATATTCAATTAAGCGCAGTGATGATATAAACACCGTAATGACATTGACCGATGCCTTGGTTCGACTTTTTTCAAACTCATCACGGGTGTTAGCGCTTGGTCGTAGTATTGGGCTATTTTCAATGGATTTATTCCCCGCATTCAAAGCCCCATTGGCTAAACAGTTAATGGGACAAGTTAAACAAGGTACACGTTTATGA
- the rpsR gene encoding 30S ribosomal protein S18 — translation MARYFRRRKFCRFKAEGVQQIDYKDLATLRNYVTESGKIVPSRITGTSAKYQRQLATAIKRARYLALLPYTDLHK, via the coding sequence ATGGCACGTTATTTCAGACGTCGTAAGTTCTGCCGCTTTAAAGCGGAAGGCGTACAACAAATCGATTACAAAGATCTAGCTACTCTTAGAAACTATGTTACAGAAAGTGGCAAAATCGTACCTAGCCGTATCACAGGTACTAGCGCTAAATACCAGCGCCAGCTAGCAACTGCTATTAAGCGTGCTCGCTACTTAGCCCTTCTTCCATACACTGACTTACATAAGTAA